In one window of Silvanigrella paludirubra DNA:
- a CDS encoding C1 family peptidase, which yields MYFSKRILLLFCLVNLLSSNSFANNEPLYIKEFFNIDGSTETTINVNKNLFKKSAYINNLYESLDTFDQKKVKLMKITHTPKMITKMKLGVKQMIANGGEKDYSNGIISFKDSIGSYDLGMANVPVLDQNPFGTCVTFATTGALNARFKQGDYIDQQCSLALDATLGENYWNGAWAPSQIIDPLKQYGIVKKNNCFGVRYPNPSQTVDLNAYKANSDKTFLNLINTKYMRSDLNEVKNAIRSGHRVLMAFSYVPALKVKVIKNNGIQTKESESLWTCPNSNDATCGGRYGGHEVIITGFDDNQQLLKIRNSWGSYAGDEGDYYMTYNYFNIKAVDQTIVYDDQTPTPTPTPTPTPTPTPTPTPTPTPTPTPTPTPTPTPTPSNVSGTWLSDCYKAKSGYIYGQNYQVKIVITPTKMQTFSIDSCITNDSRYEIFAFDRGISNIVSNDASDNSFKFSYTECEDPSKKCSQIFRKIDNNTLLFKIDNNNYYETNFASRIYNNILYNFINSNSYGILLHRQ from the coding sequence ATGTATTTTAGTAAAAGAATATTGTTATTATTTTGCCTTGTAAATTTATTATCGTCAAACTCTTTTGCAAACAATGAACCTCTTTATATTAAAGAGTTTTTTAATATTGATGGCTCTACTGAAACAACAATTAATGTAAATAAAAATCTATTTAAAAAATCAGCTTATATAAATAATCTTTATGAATCTTTAGACACATTTGATCAAAAAAAAGTAAAACTTATGAAAATCACGCATACGCCTAAAATGATTACAAAAATGAAACTTGGCGTAAAACAGATGATCGCAAATGGAGGAGAAAAAGATTATAGCAATGGAATTATAAGTTTTAAAGACTCAATTGGATCTTATGATTTAGGCATGGCAAATGTCCCCGTTCTAGATCAAAACCCGTTCGGAACATGTGTTACCTTTGCAACAACAGGTGCTCTAAATGCTAGGTTCAAACAAGGCGATTATATTGATCAACAATGTTCTTTAGCGTTAGATGCAACTCTTGGAGAAAATTATTGGAATGGGGCATGGGCTCCAAGCCAAATTATAGATCCTTTAAAGCAATATGGAATTGTAAAGAAAAATAATTGCTTTGGAGTGCGTTATCCGAATCCAAGCCAAACAGTTGATTTAAATGCTTATAAGGCAAATAGTGACAAAACTTTTTTAAACTTAATCAATACAAAATATATGCGTTCCGATTTAAATGAAGTTAAAAATGCGATTCGTTCAGGTCACAGAGTATTAATGGCATTTTCTTATGTTCCTGCTTTAAAAGTTAAAGTAATAAAAAATAATGGAATTCAAACAAAAGAATCTGAAAGTTTATGGACCTGTCCAAATAGCAATGATGCGACATGTGGTGGAAGATACGGCGGCCATGAAGTCATAATTACGGGATTTGATGATAATCAACAGTTGCTAAAGATAAGAAACTCTTGGGGATCTTACGCTGGCGATGAAGGCGATTATTATATGACTTATAACTATTTTAATATAAAAGCCGTAGATCAAACAATTGTATATGATGATCAAACACCAACGCCAACGCCAACGCCAACGCCAACGCCAACGCCAACGCCAACGCCAACGCCAACGCCAACGCCAACGCCAACGCCAACGCCAACGCCAACGCCAACGCCAACGCCAAGCAATGTTTCTGGAACTTGGCTATCTGATTGTTATAAAGCAAAAAGTGGTTATATTTATGGACAGAACTATCAGGTAAAAATAGTTATCACTCCGACCAAAATGCAAACATTTTCAATTGACTCTTGTATAACGAATGATAGTAGATATGAAATATTTGCATTTGACAGGGGAATTAGCAATATAGTATCAAATGACGCGAGCGATAATTCATTCAAATTTTCTTATACAGAATGTGAAGACCCATCAAAAAAATGTTCACAAATATTTCGTAAAATAGATAACAACACTTTATTATTTAAAATTGATAATAATAACTATTATGAAACTAACTTTGCTTCTAGGATATATAATAATATCTTATATAATTTCATAAACTCAAATTCTTATGGAATATTACTTCATAGACAATAA
- a CDS encoding RNHCP domain-containing protein yields the protein MSLDDPIFTKINESFTCLNCHFSVPQAQSTCRDHCPKCLFSIHVDNNPGDRASECKGTLKPVAWSMHKKKGYMIHYICMKCSEEKRNKFLENDSFIADDFNILLKLSGVTKIKS from the coding sequence ATGTCTTTAGATGATCCAATTTTTACAAAAATAAATGAATCTTTTACATGTTTAAATTGCCATTTTTCCGTTCCGCAAGCTCAAAGTACCTGTCGGGATCACTGCCCTAAATGCTTATTCAGCATACATGTAGATAATAACCCAGGCGATAGAGCATCTGAATGCAAAGGTACTTTAAAACCTGTAGCTTGGTCTATGCACAAAAAGAAAGGCTATATGATTCATTATATCTGCATGAAATGCTCAGAAGAAAAACGAAATAAATTTTTAGAAAATGACTCATTTATTGCAGATGATTTTAATATTCTTTTAAAACTAAGTGGGGTAACAAAGATAAAATCGTGA
- a CDS encoding UDP-2,3-diacylglucosamine diphosphatase: MRTINIKEIKNFVIISDVHLREPENHITKLFIETLDKFILEKKNKTSEIEAIFLLGDIFDFITVSKSFFIKLWKNVFNKFHEIKSLGISIYFIEGNHDFGFEHFHSKKLDKYFTDYGDCIIEFQHQNFGNVILRHGDNVVCSPTYHKPRAFFKSYLFQKIANLFFSGWLMHFICTKYAKRSRNKGEYNALQSSFLRFCITGYLNEYLEINKKQIDTLFIGHIHVFIDSNVNGTKFIVGPDWFSAPNYLHCKADGTYNRYFITNKTPNHFDF, encoded by the coding sequence GTGAGAACAATTAATATAAAAGAAATAAAAAATTTTGTTATTATTTCTGATGTTCATTTAAGAGAACCTGAAAATCATATTACTAAATTATTCATTGAAACCCTTGATAAATTTATTTTAGAGAAAAAAAATAAAACATCTGAAATAGAAGCTATTTTTTTACTTGGAGATATTTTTGATTTTATAACAGTATCTAAGAGCTTCTTTATAAAACTATGGAAAAATGTTTTTAATAAATTTCATGAAATAAAATCTCTTGGAATTTCAATTTATTTTATTGAAGGAAACCACGATTTTGGTTTTGAACATTTTCATTCTAAAAAACTAGATAAATATTTTACAGATTATGGTGACTGCATTATTGAATTTCAGCATCAAAATTTTGGTAATGTCATTTTACGCCATGGCGATAACGTTGTTTGTTCTCCAACTTATCATAAACCACGTGCCTTTTTTAAGTCTTATCTTTTTCAAAAAATAGCTAATTTATTCTTTAGTGGCTGGTTAATGCACTTTATATGCACAAAATATGCAAAAAGAAGTAGAAATAAAGGAGAGTATAATGCTCTTCAATCCTCGTTTTTAAGATTTTGTATTACAGGTTACTTAAATGAATACTTGGAAATTAATAAAAAACAAATTGATACTCTATTTATTGGACACATACATGTCTTCATAGACTCAAATGTCAACGGAACAAAGTTTATTGTAGGTCCAGACTGGTTTTCTGCCCCCAATTATTTACACTGTAAAGCCGATGGAACATATAATAGATATTTCATTACAAATAAGACCCCCAACCACTTTGATTTCTAA